In Amaranthus tricolor cultivar Red isolate AtriRed21 chromosome 3, ASM2621246v1, whole genome shotgun sequence, a single window of DNA contains:
- the LOC130808773 gene encoding lysM domain receptor-like kinase 4: MASLALKSTLILLFFISIPYLITSQQPYGEKNCFPVNNATSALGFSCNGVNRTCQSFLIYRTQPPYNTISAIASLLSANASQMSAFNSNISETMALATNTEVIVPVTCSCSGKFYQYNTTHIVKRYDNYNDLSNNTYEGLTTCNAIRTQKISPNVVNIFPGETLTIPLRCACPTRTQFNLGIKYLMSFVVQDDDTFSNIAVKFYKFGADVGQTMEANEKSEQDYVIYPFTTVLVTLKSLPNGSVMEYPPYVAPSPSSPPSLPPSDEPEPPSSDGGSSKRWVYFGVGVVAGGVFVTVAGVILFFLFLKRSLRKKSDPIFSSKSFEAQEKALPLESKTETMTETESMEFLDNISKITSLKVYSFKDLQTATEDFSSVNWIKGSVYKGNLNGDEVAIKKMDGDVSKEISVLNKINHFNIISLLGVCFENGVWYFVYEYAGNGPLSEWIHQENPNNQTLSWGKRMQVACDVATGLNYLHSYTSPPHVHKDVNSSNVLLNMEFRAKITEFGLSRPVRGNDGQFTLTAHIVGTKGYLAPEYLENGIINPMLDVYAFGVLLLEMLTGKNVAQLFEGVKVHLSEILEPVLSEEDGISNVKEFIDSSLGEEYPADIAYSMFVLVDRCLRKDPGSRPSMDEIMQILSKTLTTSLMWGSSTSDSISSSC, encoded by the coding sequence ATGGCCTCATTGGCATTGAAAAGCACCTTAATTCTTCTCTTCTTCATTTCCATACCTTACTTAATCACATCCCAACAACCTTATGGTGAAAAGAATTGTTTTCCGGTAAACAACGCCACTTCGGCTCTTGGGTTCAGCTGTAATGGTGTAAACCGAACCTGCCAATCCTTTCTCATTTACAGGACTCAACCTCCTTACAACACTATCTCTGCCATTGCTTCCCTTCTATCCGCTAATGCATCTCAAATGTCTGCCTTTAACAGCAACATCTCGGAAACCATGGCGTTGGCTACTAACACCGAGGTCATTGTTCCTGTTACCTGCTCGTGTTCAGGCAAGTTTTATCAATATAACACCACTCATATTGTTAAACGTTATGACAATTACAACGATCTGTCTAACAATACATATGAAGGTTTGACTACATGTAATGCTATCCGAACTCAGAAAATTAGTCCGAATGTTGTAAATATCTTCCCTGGTGAAACCCTTACTATACCTTTAAGGTGTGCTTGTCCTACTAGGACCCAATTTAATCTAGGGATTAAATACCTTATGAGCTTTGTAGTTCAAGATGATGATACTTTTTCTAATATTGctgttaaattttataaatttggaGCTGATGTTGGCCAAACTATGGAGGCTAATGAAAAGTCTGAGCAGGATTATGTTATTTATCCTTTTACAACTGTTCTTGTTACTTTAAAGAGCCTACCAAATGGTTCTGTAATGGAATATCCTCCTTATGTAGCACCCTCGCCATCATCTCCACCGTCTCTTCCTCCTAGTGACGAACCTGAACCACCGTCTTCTGATGGGGGTTCGAGCAAGAGATGGGTTTATTTCGGGGTAGGGGTGGTTGCTGGGGGAGTATTTGTTACGGTTGCGGGGGTTATTCTCTTCTTTTTGTTCCTAAAAAGGAGTTTAAGGAAGAAGAGTGATCCAATTTTTTCATCAAAAAGCTTTGAAGCACAAGAAAAAGCACTTCCATTAGAGAGTAAGACTGAAACTATGACTGAGACGGAATCCATGGAGTTTCTGGATAACATATCAAAGATCACTTCTTTGAAAGTATACAGTTTCAAGGATTTGCAGACTGCAACAGAGGATTTTAGTTCTGTTAATTGGATTAAAGGATCAGTATATAAAGGAAATCTTAATGGTGATGAAGTCGCGATTAAAAAGATGGATGGGGATGTTAGTAAAGAGATTAGTGTACTAAACAagattaatcattttaatatcaTAAGCTTATTGGGTGTTTGTTTTGAAAACGGGGTTTGGTACTTTGTTTACGAGTATGCAGGAAATGGACCATTGAGCGAGTGGATCCATCAGGAAAACCCGAATAACCAAACATTGAGCTGGGGGAAGAGAATGCAAGTGGCTTGCGATGTTGCCACCGGGCTGAACTACCTTCACAGCTATACAAGCCCACCACACGTTCACAAGGATGTCAACAGCAGCAATGTTCTTTTGAATATGGAGTTTAGAGCGAAAATTACAGAATTCGGTCTTTCAAGGCCAGTTAGAGGGAATGATGGTCAGTTTACCTTAACAGCACATATTGTTGGGACAAAGGGTTATTTGGCTCCCGAGTATTTGGAGAATGGAATAATTAACCCGATGCTGGATGTTTATGCATTTGGTGTTCTGTTATTAGAGATGTTGACGGGGAAGAATGTTGCTCAACTCTTTGAAGGTGTTAAAGTTCATTTGTCAGAGATCTTAGAACCCGTGCTGAGCGAGGAAGATGGGATTTCGAATGTGAAAGAATTTATTGATTCTTCGCTTGGTGAGGAGTATCCGGCTGATATCGCGTATAGTATGTTTGTACTAGTTGATCGTTGCTTGAGAAAAGATCCAGGAAGTCGGCCATCCATGGATGAAATCATGCAAATTCTGTCAAAAACACTGACAACCTCGCTTATGTGGGGATCCAGTACTTCTGATAGTATCTCGAGTTCATGTTAA